Within the bacterium genome, the region CCGGGCCGCCGTAGCGGCTGTGAGATTGCATTACGTGCACCGCACCTTGAAGGCTCTCTTCACAAAGACCTGCCTTGGTCAAGATCTGCCTCGCCAGTTCTGTGCCAGCCTCGAAATGAAGCTTTCTGTTGACCGTTACTCCCACATCATGAACAAGGGCTCCGGCCAGCAATACCTCCATGTCTGCCCCCAAGGCCTTGCCCATCTTTTCGCACCACTGGCTCATGCGATACACATGGTCGGGACTTGCCACTCGCTCTTGGGAAAGCAGTTCTTTGACATTTTCCCACAAAGAATCTCTGACTTTCTCTGAAAGCTCTCCCAAGGTTCACCTCCGGGTAGGACAGTCGACAGTCGACCATATACTTCAGCCTATGACACTTGTCAAGGGAAAAAAGCTCAGGCTGTCGTTAGCATGTGAAATGTCCGGTTGATATAGCAAGTGATGTGTCCGCTTTTTGCGGTTATGGGGGTAGGATAGG harbors:
- a CDS encoding HD domain-containing protein, which encodes MGELSEKVRDSLWENVKELLSQERVASPDHVYRMSQWCEKMGKALGADMEVLLAGALVHDVGVTVNRKLHFEAGTELARQILTKAGLCEESLQGAVHVMQSHSRYGGPEPTTLEARIARDADAIEYLGAIGIVRAVVRGLTDGSFSGRAEDFPKFLRDVMAKLEGTFQIDEARRIGQGRFKFMEEFLHRMEQELCFEL